Genomic DNA from Gimesia aquarii:
GTTTTGATGACTTTATTATGCCGGTAAGTAACCCCGTTTGGGCGATTGATCCACGCTCGCTGACCTATGTACGCGGTGTTTTCATCAATCAAATGATTGACGCTCAGACCCCCGTGCTTGGAGCAGGGGACTTGCAAGTCTACGCTCTCCAAATCGGAATTGCCTTGAACGAACGACTCTCCTTTCTGGCGATCAAAGATGGGTATAATACTTTACAAACACGTGGTGTGGGAAATAGAACAGGCTGGTCAGACCTTGGACTCGGTCTGAAGTATGTCTTAATCAGAGATGTAGAGAACCAATTTTTACTCTCTGGTGGACTTATTTATGAAACGACTAATGGAAGTACACGCGTGTTTCAAGGAAATGGTGATGGAGTATGGACGCCATATGTTTCTCTCGGTAAGCAAATTGGCAGTGGTCATGTCATCGCCTCAGCAGGTTATCATATTCCTGGTGACACAGCAGAGGAGTCGCAATCGATTTATTACAGTGTGCATTATGACCACCCCATTACCAATAAACTCTCGGCGATCGCAGAATTGAATGGAATTGTTTATACCAAAAGTGGTCAGGCCCTGCCGCTAAGTATTGAAGGGGGAGACTGGATCAATCTTGGTTCTTCCAGCGTAGCAGGAAATAATGTTGTGACGACCGCTTTTGGAGCCAACTACCGCGTCAATCGCTGCTTGTCTCTTGCAGGCGTCTGGGAATTCCCGCTTTCTAATCGAAAAGATCTTCTTGACAGCCGTACGACGATTACTTTGACCCTGACTTTCTAATCCAAAATCAATCGATTCGGTTTAGTGAGGTTTGGAACTCATTCGTGATCTGACAATTTGTTCTAATTGATCCAAAACCTCTTCAATTGTCAAAGTGGAAGTATTGAATTCTATTGCATCGTCGGCCGGCACTAACGGGGCGACGGTGCGTTGTTCATCGCGTTGGTCGCGTTCATCAATTTGCTGTAAAATATCTGCAATAGGCATGCCTTTCCCTTGCGCCTGGAGTTCTTCGTGTCTACGACGCGCGCGTTCCTGCGGATCGGCAATCAGAAAAAACTTGCAGAATGCTTCAGGAAAAACCACAGTTCCCTGATCACGACCTTCGCTGACGATATCAATGCCTTCTGCTGTTTGACGCTGTAAGCGCACCAGTTCTGTTCTTACTGCCGGGTATTGTGCAACGAGAGAAGCAATCTCAGTCACTTCAGGGGTGCGGATTAATTGCGAAACATTCTGTCCATCAACCAGCACTTTCGCATCAGAGAACGAAATTTTAATTTGCTGACTGACTGCCCCCACTGCCTGCTCATCAGCGGGATTAACGTTTTGATCAAGTACACTCCAGGCAACACAACGATACATTGCCCCTGTATCAAGAAACTCAAAGCCTAAACGCTGCGACAAACCTCGTGCCGCGGTACTTTTCCCAGATCCTGCCGGACCATCTATCGTCACGATCATCAACCAGGATTACTCCTCAAACTGGATTTCAATCTCAGCAATTTCATACTGAGACATTTCAATTAGAACAGCGTCTTCTTCTATCGGAAGTTCCACTATTGTTTTACCATGAAAATCACGTTGTCTGGCGCTGACGGGTGATTTCCAACATCGAAATTTGACAGAACGATGTATCCCTTCTGTCTCAATCAAGCGCACTGCAAAACCAGTCGATACACCAGACGTATGTCGTGAGGAACTTTCTTCAGGATGTGCCAGATCCAGAATTCGTGTCAGTTGTACATTGCTGGCTGAAACATGAAATAACCAACCATTGTCCCCCATACGAGGAGGTCCAACCGGACTTGAAAATTGACCTGGGGGCACCATTACATTCTTGGCTGTTTGCATAGGAAAACTCTGGTTGACAGCAATCGAGAATCTAAATTCGCGTTTGGTTTCTCCTTCAACAACCAACATACTATCCAGCATGCGAGGCCCTGTTTTACGATGAAACGGTAAACCATGATTGAGAATTGTTACCCGTTCTTCACCTTCTGCAATCTCAAAATAATGAGGACTTTCAAACCGTTCTCCCTGAAATGCATGCGCACTCTCTAATAACGATCTTGTCAGAGAAGCCGTACTATCCCCCCATGCAAATCGAGCTGCAAAATAATTGTCCCAGGGATTTCCATCCGGCATTGTCTGTATATCAAGCTCAATCTTCACATCAAGAATAGGCCGCCCGCGCCAAAGCTGGAAAGTTTGTCGAAATGTTGCCAGCGTGCTCTCACTCACCTGATCAAATATTTCACCGGTTGTTACAATTTCTCCCATGCCTGGACCATCGCATGTCAGCTCTACTTTTACTTCTCGTATATCGGAATAAGGAGTTTTATTATCCCAACTCCCTAAGGGGCCTGTTGTAGAAATATTTCGCTGGTAGGGAAATCGAAATGCTAACTGCTGGCTTAAACGATTCGGCTTGCGACCATATTCTTTAATCTGAGCAATGCCACCAGTCTCTTCGTGTATATGAACTTCAAAAAATTCATTTCTCAGCAAGAGTGGCTCCGCGATCGGTACATTCGCTTTGGAGCTTTCTGGTGGAGACTGAGCTGGCTGAAGCCAGACAAAACCCGCACCAGGGATCTCAACAACGGCTTTCTTTTGTCGATCATCAAATTGTGTTGCTTTGACTGAATCACTTAGCTCTGGTGCATTGGGAAAATCAGGTAAATCGACAACGGCACACCTGTTAAACGATAGGGAGTTCAACAATAAAACTCCATGCTGTTGTTGTTCCATGCCTTGAAGAATTACAGCAGCCAACTTTGCTACGCCCGCTTCACAAAAGCCTTGCAGCGACGTGACTGCGTTTTGAACATGTTCATCGCTCGCATCGGGATGTCCATGTTCGATATCTCGCTCTATTGTTAAAAGTGAGGCGTCTTGTATCGTTTGTCCATAGATGGCTTTGGAAATTGTGTGAAACCAGAGCCCGGAAGTAAACTCATCATACCTTTGGAAATGATCAATAAAGCGGCTAAGAGGGTTGGGCATTCGCATCGCCACAAGTTGACTCAGGAAAGGCGATAAGTATTCCCGGGCATCATATGAAGAGTGTCGTCCAGACGATTCCGTGTTTTGAAAGAAATCATTCAACAACACAAAGCTCCCCAACACGGGTGCATAATGATGGATGCGTTTAAAATCCTCAAAGAATGGCGATTTCACATCAGGCCAGTGGGCAAACATCAATGCCCCGACCTGATCTTCTTCCATCGACTCAGCCATCCGCTGTGGAAACCGAAGATAACTGGCGGCACCCTCAGCAGACATGGGAATTCTGGAAAAGGCATCCAATATCGTTCCATCTGATCCTTCCCAGTGAATTTTACTCTGCTCATAATCGGGATAAACGCCGTCATCCAATACGAGATGCAAGGCAGAATGGAATCCAAATCGATGAAGTAACATAGGCAGAAGAGAGGCCAGGCCAAAACGTCGTCTGGCCCACGTCGTAGGTGTTCGTCCTGTCCGTTCCCGAATATTGT
This window encodes:
- the cmk gene encoding (d)CMP kinase, translating into MIVTIDGPAGSGKSTAARGLSQRLGFEFLDTGAMYRCVAWSVLDQNVNPADEQAVGAVSQQIKISFSDAKVLVDGQNVSQLIRTPEVTEIASLVAQYPAVRTELVRLQRQTAEGIDIVSEGRDQGTVVFPEAFCKFFLIADPQERARRRHEELQAQGKGMPIADILQQIDERDQRDEQRTVAPLVPADDAIEFNTSTLTIEEVLDQLEQIVRSRMSSKPH
- a CDS encoding glycoside hydrolase family 38 N-terminal domain-containing protein, with protein sequence MTYNDIVILIPCHSLEDFPTELDEKDAESLLNAFAVAWHPELLASSRVIPSWHRSDEPPQFLTDRLLLIPKTSEDWLPYGWIEEAESNGATVVSGKIERDEMAEAALQPLNSEQEDSAHEILSDDLVADFYALGLCYIQLELLTRCMHHFSSLDEATIQREAIAAADAALANDREAARAHLKGCFEVLLENRERFYPIDCYLLDMCLVTQESVDDSLKQSIIDERPLNLLITSDDLETITENDPELIDHLKRSCGSQETEVIGGEQEQIAIPVVPVESVIWQLKSGTNNIRERTGRTPTTWARRRFGLASLLPMLLHRFGFHSALHLVLDDGVYPDYEQSKIHWEGSDGTILDAFSRIPMSAEGAASYLRFPQRMAESMEEDQVGALMFAHWPDVKSPFFEDFKRIHHYAPVLGSFVLLNDFFQNTESSGRHSSYDAREYLSPFLSQLVAMRMPNPLSRFIDHFQRYDEFTSGLWFHTISKAIYGQTIQDASLLTIERDIEHGHPDASDEHVQNAVTSLQGFCEAGVAKLAAVILQGMEQQQHGVLLLNSLSFNRCAVVDLPDFPNAPELSDSVKATQFDDRQKKAVVEIPGAGFVWLQPAQSPPESSKANVPIAEPLLLRNEFFEVHIHEETGGIAQIKEYGRKPNRLSQQLAFRFPYQRNISTTGPLGSWDNKTPYSDIREVKVELTCDGPGMGEIVTTGEIFDQVSESTLATFRQTFQLWRGRPILDVKIELDIQTMPDGNPWDNYFAARFAWGDSTASLTRSLLESAHAFQGERFESPHYFEIAEGEERVTILNHGLPFHRKTGPRMLDSMLVVEGETKREFRFSIAVNQSFPMQTAKNVMVPPGQFSSPVGPPRMGDNGWLFHVSASNVQLTRILDLAHPEESSSRHTSGVSTGFAVRLIETEGIHRSVKFRCWKSPVSARQRDFHGKTIVELPIEEDAVLIEMSQYEIAEIEIQFEE